In a genomic window of Dyadobacter fermentans DSM 18053:
- a CDS encoding cell division protein FtsQ/DivIB codes for MLRKFDYSWLLLKRSLWLILPIAGIGMAESKLGQQRCTNLVVSIQGDSGTRFLNQMDVQMLLTENGGDPLIGARLNDVALHDLENRVRRNKLIKKCQVFRDLKGNIVVEVEQEKPLARWINTSENGEMRNTSGYYINHEGVFFPLSESYSARTLLVSGAYFNNPQKLRSEKGAQVLELLRFLNTDPFWKAQVTQLNVDKDGEIDLMTLLGDQRVELGMAEDFESKFKKLRIFYDKVLSSDWSRYKRISVKFQDQIVCE; via the coding sequence ATGTTACGTAAATTTGACTATTCATGGCTTTTGTTGAAACGTAGTTTGTGGCTCATTTTGCCGATTGCCGGCATCGGCATGGCAGAAAGCAAGCTGGGACAGCAGCGCTGTACAAATCTCGTAGTATCGATTCAGGGTGATTCGGGTACACGATTCCTGAACCAAATGGATGTACAAATGCTGCTGACCGAAAACGGAGGCGACCCGCTGATTGGCGCAAGGCTCAATGATGTAGCCCTGCACGATCTGGAAAACCGCGTCAGGCGCAACAAACTGATCAAGAAATGCCAGGTTTTTCGTGACCTCAAAGGCAATATAGTAGTCGAAGTAGAGCAGGAGAAACCACTCGCGCGCTGGATTAACACTTCGGAAAATGGGGAAATGCGGAACACCTCGGGATACTATATCAACCACGAGGGCGTTTTTTTTCCTCTATCAGAAAGTTATTCAGCAAGAACGTTACTGGTTTCAGGGGCGTATTTCAACAACCCTCAAAAGCTGAGGTCCGAAAAGGGCGCTCAGGTTTTGGAGTTATTGCGTTTTCTGAACACCGACCCGTTCTGGAAAGCGCAGGTGACGCAACTAAATGTAGATAAGGATGGTGAGATAGACCTGATGACATTGCTCGGCGACCAGCGGGTTGAGCTGGGCATGGCGGAGGATTTCGAATCCAAATTCAAGAAGCTCCGTATCTTTTACGATAAGGTGCTGAGCAGCGATTGGAGTCGGTATAAAAGAATAAGTGTTAAGTTTCAAGATCAAATAGTTTGTGAATAA
- a CDS encoding UDP-N-acetylmuramate--L-alanine ligase, which produces MSALARWFKANGFEVAGYDKTMTPLVGKLIEEGIPVTLEDDISTIPADFKADSQQTLVVYTPAVPVQHKQMHYFRDENFMILKRSQVLGILTQNLRTIGVAGTHGKTTTSSLVAHILRHAHVNSTAFLGGITQNYGTNLLLNEPTDKLEEVFCVVEADEFDRSFLTLFPEIAIVTSTDADHLDIYGKHEAVLESFRDYVGQIDGNGALFLRDGLEIADSCKAKVFTYSLNSGLYHSENIRIENARFVFDLVYPGGVIGGIAMKIPGYHNIENSIAASAVALYIGVQPTKIREALESYGGVKRRFEYQLEEKGNVYIDDYAHHPTEIEAFLSSVKGLYPGRHVTAIFQPHLFTRTRDFADGFAESLSLADRLLVLDIYPARELPIGGVDSQMILDKVTVADKQLVAKEQVLQLLKELNTDIVVTIGAGDIDTLVGPIRDLLQKTVANN; this is translated from the coding sequence ATGAGCGCGCTTGCCCGGTGGTTTAAAGCCAATGGGTTTGAAGTGGCCGGTTATGACAAAACCATGACCCCGCTCGTGGGCAAGCTCATCGAAGAGGGCATTCCGGTGACGCTGGAAGACGATATCTCCACAATCCCCGCGGATTTTAAAGCCGATTCCCAACAGACGCTCGTCGTGTACACGCCCGCCGTGCCGGTGCAGCACAAGCAAATGCATTATTTCCGCGACGAGAATTTCATGATCCTGAAACGCTCGCAGGTGCTCGGCATATTGACCCAAAACCTGCGGACGATCGGCGTCGCCGGTACGCATGGCAAAACGACCACTTCTTCGCTCGTAGCGCACATCCTCCGCCACGCCCATGTGAACAGCACGGCGTTTTTAGGAGGTATTACGCAAAATTACGGCACCAACCTGCTGTTGAACGAACCGACGGACAAGCTGGAAGAGGTCTTTTGCGTGGTAGAAGCCGACGAGTTCGACCGCTCATTTCTGACATTATTCCCCGAAATAGCAATCGTAACCTCCACCGACGCCGACCACCTCGACATTTACGGAAAACACGAAGCCGTGCTCGAATCCTTCCGCGATTATGTGGGGCAAATTGACGGGAACGGCGCATTGTTCCTCCGCGACGGCCTGGAAATAGCGGACAGCTGCAAGGCAAAAGTATTCACCTACTCACTGAACAGCGGCCTTTACCATTCCGAAAATATCCGCATTGAAAACGCCCGTTTCGTGTTCGACCTGGTGTATCCGGGTGGCGTGATCGGAGGCATTGCGATGAAAATACCGGGTTATCATAATATCGAAAACTCCATTGCGGCGAGTGCGGTGGCATTGTACATCGGTGTGCAGCCGACGAAGATCAGGGAGGCGCTGGAAAGCTACGGAGGCGTGAAGCGCCGTTTCGAATACCAGTTGGAGGAGAAAGGCAATGTGTATATCGACGATTACGCGCACCATCCGACGGAAATAGAGGCATTTTTATCGTCGGTGAAAGGCTTGTACCCGGGCCGGCATGTGACGGCGATCTTCCAGCCGCACCTTTTTACCCGCACGCGCGACTTTGCAGATGGTTTTGCAGAAAGTTTATCGCTTGCCGACCGTCTTTTAGTGCTCGATATTTACCCTGCGCGCGAGCTGCCGATCGGGGGGGTGGATTCGCAGATGATCCTGGACAAAGTGACGGTCGCGGATAAACAACTGGTTGCAAAAGAACAAGTTTTACAACTTTTAAAAGAATTAAATACGGATATTGTAGTCACAATCGGTGCCGGCGACATCGACACTTTGGTGGGCCCGATTCGCGATTTGCTGCAAAAGACGGTTGCGAATAATTAG
- the murG gene encoding undecaprenyldiphospho-muramoylpentapeptide beta-N-acetylglucosaminyltransferase, with product MAKRVIISGGGTGGHIYPAIAIANALQHREPATEILFVGALGKMEMEKVPRAGYQIVGLPIAGIKRSLSLENLTLPFKMFRSLMKAKQVINDFKPHVAVGVGGFASGPLLMMASMAGIPTLIQEQNSYAGITNKFLAKRAARICVAYPGMEAFFPKEKITMLGNPVRSDITYVHLKRNAALEHFGLNEGLKTLFVMGGSLGARSINESITDGLHKLVEAGYQVLWQTGKNDIDKAKAAIEKVGTDRVKAFDFIYTMDLAYAVADVVVSRAGALSVSELCLAAKPAILVPFPYASEDHQTKNAMNLVDSNAAILVKDPEAREKLVDQALMLLDDPTRQRELQTNINKLARPSAADDIATEVLNLIQ from the coding sequence ATGGCAAAAAGAGTAATTATAAGCGGGGGAGGCACCGGCGGGCACATTTACCCGGCCATCGCGATCGCGAATGCATTGCAGCACCGCGAGCCTGCCACCGAAATATTGTTTGTGGGTGCATTAGGCAAAATGGAAATGGAGAAGGTGCCGCGCGCCGGCTACCAGATCGTGGGACTGCCCATTGCGGGTATCAAACGAAGCCTTTCACTGGAAAACCTAACGCTGCCTTTCAAAATGTTCCGCAGCCTGATGAAGGCGAAACAAGTGATCAACGACTTCAAACCTCACGTGGCGGTGGGCGTTGGCGGTTTCGCCAGCGGGCCTTTGCTCATGATGGCCTCCATGGCCGGCATTCCCACGCTGATCCAGGAGCAGAACTCCTACGCGGGCATTACCAATAAATTTCTCGCCAAAAGAGCCGCCAGGATATGTGTTGCGTATCCGGGAATGGAAGCATTTTTTCCAAAAGAGAAAATCACAATGCTCGGCAACCCCGTGCGCAGCGATATCACCTACGTGCATTTGAAGCGCAATGCGGCATTGGAACACTTTGGTTTGAATGAGGGGTTGAAAACGCTGTTCGTGATGGGAGGCAGCCTTGGCGCGCGCTCGATTAACGAGAGCATTACCGACGGCCTGCATAAGCTGGTGGAAGCCGGGTACCAGGTGCTGTGGCAAACAGGCAAAAACGATATCGATAAGGCCAAAGCGGCCATCGAGAAGGTGGGCACCGACAGGGTGAAAGCATTCGACTTTATCTACACCATGGATTTGGCTTATGCCGTAGCCGACGTGGTGGTTTCTCGCGCGGGCGCATTGTCGGTTTCAGAACTTTGCCTTGCAGCGAAACCGGCGATTCTGGTGCCATTTCCATATGCATCGGAAGATCACCAGACCAAGAATGCGATGAACCTCGTGGACAGCAATGCGGCCATTCTCGTGAAGGACCCGGAAGCGCGCGAGAAGCTCGTGGACCAGGCACTCATGCTCCTCGACGACCCGACGCGCCAGCGCGAATTGCAGACCAACATCAACAAGCTAGCCCGGCCGAGCGCAGCCGATGACATTGCGACCGAAGTTTTAAATTTGATTCAGTAA
- a CDS encoding FtsW/RodA/SpoVE family cell cycle protein, translated as MDFLNKTREDTQAWFSKNLKGDPWIWGICIIMLMWSIVVVYSASVKDAYSQMDGNTEYYLYKHALLCVLSLAVMYFVHRVPYIKFVYVTRLAVWSSILLLIFTMFFGTSVNDAARWIEIPVIGQRFQPSEWAKVALVAHLSLILARHIKGGWNTRELFMEPLALVGVVCGLIFVSNVSTAVMLAGICFLLMFVGKVPLHYLAFTALGLVFFATIAILLNSTQRSGTAQSRISTFFDKDVVVYQSQQSYMAMARGGLYGEGVSKSRQRRFLPEPQKDFIFAVAVEEYGTLGGTALIILYLILLYRGLKAIEATKRPFGGLLSAGLTFIVVSQAFSAMAVTVGLVPVTGQTLPFFSQGGTSLLFTGIAMGMILSVSRGEIMEEKRI; from the coding sequence ATGGATTTCCTGAATAAAACAAGGGAAGACACCCAGGCATGGTTCAGCAAAAACCTCAAAGGCGATCCCTGGATCTGGGGGATTTGCATTATCATGCTGATGTGGAGCATCGTGGTCGTGTACAGCGCCTCCGTGAAGGACGCGTACAGCCAGATGGACGGTAATACCGAATATTATCTTTACAAACACGCATTGCTATGCGTGCTGTCGCTGGCCGTGATGTACTTCGTGCACCGGGTGCCTTACATCAAATTCGTGTATGTAACACGCCTGGCGGTGTGGAGCTCCATTCTGCTGCTCATTTTCACGATGTTTTTCGGAACCTCGGTGAACGACGCGGCACGGTGGATCGAAATCCCGGTGATCGGACAGCGCTTTCAGCCTTCGGAATGGGCGAAGGTGGCGCTGGTAGCGCATTTGTCGCTGATTCTCGCTCGGCACATCAAAGGCGGCTGGAATACCCGTGAACTGTTTATGGAACCGCTCGCGCTCGTGGGCGTCGTGTGCGGGCTTATTTTCGTGAGTAATGTGTCGACGGCCGTGATGCTCGCGGGCATTTGCTTTTTGCTGATGTTCGTAGGTAAAGTTCCGCTGCATTATCTTGCATTTACGGCATTGGGCCTCGTTTTTTTCGCTACAATCGCCATTTTGCTCAACTCAACGCAACGCTCGGGCACCGCGCAGAGCCGCATTTCGACGTTTTTCGATAAAGACGTGGTCGTGTACCAATCGCAGCAATCCTACATGGCGATGGCCCGTGGCGGGCTTTACGGGGAAGGTGTTTCCAAAAGCCGCCAGCGCCGCTTCCTGCCTGAGCCGCAGAAAGACTTCATTTTCGCCGTGGCGGTGGAAGAGTACGGCACATTGGGCGGCACCGCATTGATTATCCTTTACCTCATCCTGCTATACCGCGGCCTGAAAGCGATCGAAGCCACGAAGAGGCCATTCGGCGGGCTGCTTTCGGCCGGGCTGACATTCATTGTGGTGAGCCAGGCGTTTTCGGCAATGGCCGTGACGGTGGGCCTGGTGCCGGTGACTGGGCAAACGCTCCCGTTTTTTAGTCAGGGTGGGACGTCGCTGCTATTTACGGGCATTGCGATGGGCATGATCCTCAGCGTGAGCCGGGGGGAAATCATGGAGGAAAAACGAATTTGA
- the murD gene encoding UDP-N-acetylmuramoyl-L-alanine--D-glutamate ligase, with protein sequence MFNVFKLILVQKKVTILGGGESGAGAAILAKSKGFEVFLSDKGQLHQKYADILNKENIPFEQGQHSEERILASDLVVKSPGIPDKVPLIVALKEKGILVISEIEFASRYTDAKLIAITGSNGKTTTTLLTYHLLKTAGLNVGLAGNIGDSFAWAVAEKQFEYYVLEISSFQLDNIIDFHPYISLLLNITPDHLDRYGYDFQNYVDSKFNIIRNQQASDYFIYYKESEVIQKELEKRNPAVGRIEVSLDNALEAGSYLENGTLVSKINGNALEIAFAELPVKGPHNAINALSAISVAQLLGIDPEKIREGLKSFTNAPHRLEQVEVIGGVTYINDSKATNVDSVFYALGSFDQPVILIAGGVDKGNDYSQIEALVKSKVKGLIVLGKDPVKLETYFAGKVPQIYATDDVRDAVNKGREWGVPGDVVLLSPACASFDLFKNYEDRGDQFKAAVRNLTQ encoded by the coding sequence TTGTTCAACGTTTTTAAATTGATTCTTGTGCAAAAAAAGGTGACGATTCTGGGTGGCGGAGAAAGTGGCGCAGGGGCCGCTATTCTTGCGAAATCCAAAGGTTTTGAAGTTTTTTTATCGGATAAGGGCCAATTGCATCAGAAATACGCCGACATTCTGAACAAAGAAAATATTCCCTTCGAACAAGGGCAGCATTCCGAGGAGCGCATCCTCGCAAGCGACCTCGTGGTGAAGAGCCCGGGCATTCCCGATAAAGTGCCCCTGATCGTCGCATTGAAGGAAAAAGGCATCCTGGTTATCTCCGAAATCGAGTTCGCCTCTCGCTATACCGACGCGAAACTCATCGCCATTACCGGCAGCAACGGCAAAACGACCACGACCTTACTGACTTACCACCTGCTCAAAACCGCCGGCCTGAACGTCGGCCTGGCCGGTAACATAGGCGATAGCTTCGCATGGGCCGTTGCGGAAAAGCAATTTGAATATTATGTGTTGGAAATCAGTAGTTTCCAGCTTGATAACATTATCGATTTTCACCCATACATTTCCCTGCTCCTGAACATCACCCCCGATCACCTCGATCGTTATGGTTATGATTTTCAGAATTATGTGGATTCGAAATTCAATATCATCCGCAACCAGCAGGCCAGCGATTATTTCATTTATTATAAGGAAAGCGAGGTAATCCAAAAAGAACTGGAAAAGCGCAATCCGGCGGTCGGAAGGATCGAAGTTTCGCTCGATAATGCGCTTGAAGCAGGATCTTACCTGGAAAACGGCACACTGGTTTCGAAAATCAATGGGAATGCACTCGAAATCGCATTCGCCGAGCTGCCGGTCAAGGGCCCGCACAATGCCATCAATGCATTGTCGGCGATTTCGGTAGCGCAGTTGCTAGGCATCGATCCGGAGAAGATCCGTGAAGGTTTGAAGTCGTTCACCAATGCGCCGCACCGTTTGGAACAGGTAGAAGTGATCGGCGGTGTGACTTACATCAATGATTCGAAGGCCACCAATGTGGATTCGGTGTTCTACGCGCTCGGTAGTTTCGACCAGCCGGTGATCCTTATTGCAGGCGGTGTGGATAAAGGAAACGATTATTCACAAATAGAAGCACTTGTTAAAAGTAAAGTGAAGGGGCTGATCGTTCTTGGAAAAGATCCCGTGAAACTGGAAACTTACTTTGCCGGCAAAGTGCCGCAAATATATGCGACGGACGATGTCCGGGATGCCGTTAACAAAGGGCGTGAATGGGGCGTGCCGGGCGATGTCGTGCTGCTTTCCCCAGCTTGCGCAAGTTTTGATTTGTTCAAAAACTACGAGGACCGCGGCGATCAGTTCAAAGCAGCCGTCAGAAACCTCACCCAGTAA
- the mscL gene encoding large-conductance mechanosensitive channel protein MscL — MLQEFKTFIAKGNVLDLAVGVVIGAAFGKITTSLVEDIINPVLGLIIGGVDFTQLKIVLKEAVGETPEVAIKYGNFIQTMIQFLIIAWVIFLIVKLANRLRLSESLKKEE; from the coding sequence ATGCTTCAGGAATTCAAAACGTTTATCGCAAAGGGCAATGTGCTCGATCTTGCAGTCGGTGTGGTGATTGGTGCCGCATTCGGAAAAATCACTACCTCATTAGTGGAAGACATTATCAACCCGGTTCTCGGGCTCATTATCGGCGGCGTGGACTTTACGCAGCTTAAAATCGTATTGAAGGAAGCCGTAGGCGAAACGCCGGAAGTGGCGATCAAGTATGGTAACTTTATCCAGACCATGATCCAGTTCCTGATCATTGCATGGGTGATCTTCCTGATCGTGAAACTGGCCAACCGCCTGCGTTTGTCGGAATCATTGAAAAAAGAAGAGTAG
- a CDS encoding DUF3078 domain-containing protein — MSQKLQRTSFIALTLLALLTFPVLAQNKVDLSNSINSGRLKTANDTSWHKIEFGANLNQGSFSSNWTGGGVNSIALGLFLNALSEKKKGKNSWRNDFQGQYGIVRNKGQQSRKNVDRIFFDTKYNRELTAKWSLFANVNFLSQFGNGYEYNTNPDSLNFKKKVSGILAPAYLTEAIGIEYRPVPYFFVDLAPGALRQTIVVDKDLYVNTPDQKNYGVPIGKRVRTEAALIQLVANFDKDIAKDVNLKFRYLLFSSFKEPLNIDNRLDAQLTAKINKWVNVNLGAIMVYDEDQSDKIQFAQALSIGFLFAF, encoded by the coding sequence ATGAGCCAAAAACTTCAACGTACATCCTTTATTGCTCTAACTTTACTCGCGCTTCTGACATTCCCGGTTCTCGCACAAAACAAGGTCGATCTTTCCAACTCGATCAACTCCGGCCGGCTGAAAACCGCTAATGACACTTCCTGGCACAAAATCGAATTCGGGGCCAACCTCAACCAGGGATCGTTCAGTTCCAACTGGACGGGCGGCGGTGTCAATTCCATTGCATTGGGCCTTTTCCTGAATGCATTAAGTGAAAAGAAAAAGGGCAAGAACTCATGGCGGAACGACTTCCAGGGGCAGTATGGTATTGTCCGCAACAAAGGCCAGCAAAGCCGCAAGAACGTCGACCGGATTTTTTTCGACACCAAATATAACCGCGAGCTGACGGCGAAATGGAGCCTTTTTGCCAATGTGAACTTCCTGTCGCAGTTTGGAAACGGTTATGAATACAACACCAACCCCGATTCACTCAACTTCAAAAAGAAAGTTTCGGGCATTCTCGCTCCCGCTTATCTGACGGAGGCCATCGGTATCGAGTACCGCCCGGTTCCGTATTTCTTCGTGGACCTGGCGCCGGGTGCATTGCGGCAAACGATCGTGGTCGACAAAGACCTCTACGTGAACACGCCCGACCAGAAAAACTATGGCGTGCCCATCGGCAAACGGGTGCGGACCGAAGCGGCGCTGATCCAGCTCGTGGCCAACTTCGATAAAGACATTGCGAAAGACGTAAACCTGAAATTCCGGTACCTGCTGTTTTCGAGCTTCAAGGAACCGCTGAACATAGATAACCGGCTCGATGCCCAGCTCACGGCGAAAATCAACAAGTGGGTCAACGTGAACCTGGGGGCCATTATGGTATACGATGAGGACCAGAGCGATAAGATCCAGTTTGCTCAGGCACTCAGTATCGGATTTTTGTTTGCTTTTTAA
- a CDS encoding RNA polymerase sigma factor, giving the protein MVEIRSNSCSEHNSTDEELVRLFLESRDNRHFQKLYERYAVKVYQKCVALTRDATRAEDVMHDVFLKLIGKMNTFKTGAKFSTWLFTITHNHCMDLARVSKRRVILVPGETFEAGEELAAASLDDVFREEIDLGTLKEALDQLDLAEKAMLYLKYLDNRSIRDIAHMFQTTESAAKMRLLRGRRKLRMWYCKLSEGDDFF; this is encoded by the coding sequence ATGGTCGAAATACGGAGCAATTCCTGTTCGGAGCATAATTCGACAGACGAAGAACTAGTTAGGCTTTTCCTCGAATCAAGGGACAATCGTCATTTCCAGAAACTTTACGAGCGCTATGCCGTGAAGGTCTACCAAAAGTGCGTTGCACTCACCAGGGACGCCACGCGGGCGGAGGATGTCATGCACGATGTGTTTCTGAAACTGATCGGTAAGATGAACACCTTCAAGACCGGCGCCAAATTCTCCACCTGGCTTTTTACCATCACCCACAATCATTGCATGGACCTCGCGCGCGTGAGCAAGCGCAGGGTGATCCTCGTGCCCGGCGAAACTTTCGAAGCAGGGGAAGAACTGGCGGCAGCCAGCCTGGACGACGTTTTCCGGGAGGAAATTGACCTGGGCACGTTGAAAGAGGCCCTCGACCAGCTCGACCTCGCCGAAAAGGCCATGCTCTACCTTAAGTACCTCGATAACCGGAGTATCCGCGACATCGCGCACATGTTCCAGACCACCGAAAGCGCTGCCAAAATGCGGTTGTTGCGTGGCCGGAGAAAGCTCCGCATGTGGTATTGTAAGCTTTCCGAAGGGGACGATTTTTTTTAA
- the tsf gene encoding translation elongation factor Ts has product MAITAQDVNKLRQMTGAGMMDCKKALQEADGDFDKAVDILRKQGQKVAAKRADNAVSEGTVLINISADGSNGKLVALACETEPVSNVEDFKTLAQSILDKAVADNISDKDALLSATLADGRPVSEHMIELTGKLGEKLEIVGYENVTADKVVPYIHSNGKLGVLVAFTGVNGADVTELGKDVAMQIAAMKPVALDKDGVDSATVEREIEVGKEQARAEGKPEAMLEKIAQGKLQKFYKEFTLLNQEFVKDSSLTIRQLLEKTGKELTVSTFKRISIGG; this is encoded by the coding sequence ATGGCAATTACCGCACAAGATGTAAACAAACTCCGCCAGATGACCGGCGCGGGCATGATGGATTGTAAAAAAGCCCTGCAGGAAGCAGATGGCGATTTCGACAAAGCCGTTGATATTCTCCGTAAGCAAGGACAGAAAGTTGCCGCAAAACGTGCCGACAACGCTGTATCGGAAGGAACTGTTCTGATCAACATCAGCGCGGATGGTTCAAACGGCAAACTGGTTGCCCTGGCTTGCGAAACAGAGCCTGTTTCTAACGTGGAAGATTTCAAAACGCTTGCGCAGAGCATTCTCGACAAAGCGGTTGCAGACAACATTTCCGACAAAGACGCATTGCTTTCGGCTACCTTGGCTGACGGCCGTCCCGTTAGCGAGCACATGATTGAGCTGACTGGTAAATTGGGTGAGAAACTGGAAATCGTTGGTTACGAAAATGTCACTGCCGACAAAGTGGTTCCTTACATCCACTCAAACGGTAAACTGGGCGTGCTCGTGGCATTCACAGGCGTGAATGGCGCAGACGTAACTGAACTGGGCAAAGACGTAGCAATGCAAATCGCGGCGATGAAGCCTGTTGCATTGGATAAAGACGGTGTTGACTCTGCTACCGTTGAGCGTGAAATCGAAGTAGGTAAAGAGCAGGCTCGTGCAGAAGGCAAGCCTGAGGCAATGCTTGAAAAAATCGCTCAGGGTAAATTGCAGAAATTCTATAAGGAGTTTACGCTGCTGAACCAGGAGTTCGTGAAGGATTCTTCGCTGACTATCCGTCAGTTGCTTGAAAAAACCGGCAAAGAATTGACCGTGTCTACCTTCAAACGTATTTCGATCGGCGGCTAA
- the rpsB gene encoding 30S ribosomal protein S2, translated as MAQIEYKELLDAGVHFGHLTRKWDPRMAPYIFMEKNGIHIIDLNKTLSCLNDAEAALKQIVRSGRKIMFVATKKQAQEIVTEEAKRLKMPYVTDRWLGGMLTNFGTIRKSLKKMQTLEKMLKDEATVSNIAKRERLMLTREKEKLERVLGGVADLTRLPAALFIVDVKREHIAVAEAKRLNIPIFAICDTNSNPELVDFPIPSNDDAYKAISLITLAIGKAIEEGLMERKQDKDDQRLVEEEEAKRAADKGDEAAPRAEVAAEAEVAESDEE; from the coding sequence ATGGCACAAATAGAATATAAAGAACTATTGGATGCAGGTGTCCACTTTGGTCACCTTACCCGCAAGTGGGATCCACGGATGGCTCCGTATATCTTCATGGAGAAGAACGGGATCCACATCATTGACCTGAACAAAACTTTGAGCTGCCTCAACGACGCGGAAGCTGCGTTGAAACAGATCGTTCGTTCAGGACGTAAGATCATGTTTGTTGCTACTAAAAAACAAGCGCAGGAAATCGTAACGGAAGAGGCAAAACGCCTTAAAATGCCTTACGTAACCGATCGCTGGTTGGGTGGTATGCTGACAAACTTTGGCACGATTCGCAAGTCTTTGAAAAAAATGCAGACTCTCGAGAAGATGCTGAAAGACGAAGCCACGGTTAGCAATATTGCGAAAAGAGAACGCCTGATGCTTACACGTGAAAAGGAGAAACTGGAAAGAGTACTAGGTGGTGTAGCGGACCTTACTCGCCTTCCAGCGGCACTTTTCATCGTTGATGTAAAACGCGAGCACATTGCGGTTGCAGAAGCAAAAAGATTGAACATCCCTATTTTTGCGATCTGCGATACCAACTCTAACCCTGAATTGGTTGACTTCCCTATCCCATCTAACGACGATGCTTACAAAGCGATCTCGTTGATCACCCTGGCGATCGGTAAGGCTATCGAAGAAGGTTTGATGGAACGCAAGCAAGATAAAGACGATCAGCGCCTGGTTGAGGAAGAAGAAGCAAAACGCGCAGCTGACAAAGGTGACGAGGCAGCTCCTCGCGCCGAAGTTGCGGCAGAAGCAGAAGTTGCTGAATCCGACGAAGAGTAA
- the rpsI gene encoding 30S ribosomal protein S9: MEVINTIGRRKTAVARIYLTPGKGDIKVNGRDYKEYFPFEVHQIVLQQPFATISGGNGYDIKVNVRGGGISGQAEAIRMAVSRALVQYNGEFRGALKKEGFLTRDPRMVERKKYGRAKARRRFQFSKR; the protein is encoded by the coding sequence ATGGAAGTGATCAACACAATAGGTAGAAGAAAAACAGCCGTTGCGCGTATTTACCTTACACCAGGTAAAGGCGACATTAAAGTAAACGGTCGTGATTACAAAGAATATTTCCCATTTGAAGTTCACCAGATCGTGTTGCAACAGCCGTTCGCAACAATCTCCGGTGGAAATGGTTACGATATCAAAGTAAACGTAAGAGGTGGTGGAATCTCAGGCCAGGCGGAAGCGATCCGTATGGCGGTTTCACGTGCACTGGTTCAATACAACGGCGAATTCCGCGGCGCATTGAAAAAAGAAGGATTCCTTACCCGTGACCCACGTATGGTTGAGCGTAAGAAATACGGACGCGCTAAGGCACGCAGAAGATTCCAGTTCTCGAAACGTTAA
- the rplM gene encoding 50S ribosomal protein L13 — MDTLSYKTISANKNTVNKEWIVVDAENAVLGRLASEVAKIIRGKHKASYTPHVDCGDNVIVINADKIKLTGKKMSDKIYVRHTGYPGGQRFQTPRELLEKHPERVIEKAVKGMLPKNRLGRRLFTNLFVYAAAEHPHSAQQPKQIQL, encoded by the coding sequence GTGGATACGTTAAGCTACAAAACCATCTCGGCGAACAAAAACACAGTAAACAAGGAGTGGATTGTTGTGGATGCTGAAAATGCAGTTCTTGGTCGTCTGGCCAGCGAAGTTGCTAAAATTATCAGAGGCAAACACAAGGCAAGCTATACTCCTCATGTGGATTGTGGTGATAACGTTATCGTTATCAACGCCGATAAGATCAAGTTGACAGGTAAGAAGATGTCGGACAAAATTTACGTTCGTCACACCGGCTACCCAGGAGGTCAACGTTTTCAGACTCCTCGCGAGTTGCTCGAAAAACACCCTGAGCGTGTGATCGAGAAAGCCGTAAAAGGCATGCTTCCAAAGAACCGTTTGGGACGTCGTTTATTTACAAACCTGTTTGTTTACGCTGCCGCAGAACACCCGCACAGCGCACAGCAACCAAAGCAAATCCAATTGTAA